The sequence CGTAGCTGCTGGATTCGTGCAGGGCGAAGATGCGGCCGATGCCGCCGCTGTCGATGATGGTGTTGTTGGTGAAGCGCAGGTCGGTCACCGGAGCCTTGTATTGCAGCAGCTCGCGGCCTGTGAATTTGCCGCCGCACGCCGCTTCGAAAATGTTGTGATGGATGTTGTGGTTCCGTGGGTGCTTCTGCCAAACCGCGATCGGATAGAGTCCGCCGAAGAAGTGATTACGGTCGATCTCGACGTTGTCCATCATCGCCTCCACCGCGTAGGCGTAGCGCCCCGGGCCGAGGTTGAAGAAGTTGTGATGGATGCGGATGCCGGTGCCGAGCGACGCGGTGCCCGCCAGCGAGATGTGGTTGTTGATGGTGTTGTGGTGGATCTCACAATCCTTTAGCGCCATGCCGAGAAACTCCGCGGAAATGGCCGGAGCTTTCCCGTTTTCCCAAGCTCCAGTGGTGGGAACGATCAGCGTGTTGTGATGGATCCTGAGGCCTTCCAGCACGTTCGATTCCGATACGGAATATTTCCGGTCCTGCGCCTTCAGGGCATAGCCGCCGAAGTCCGGGCGCAGGTTGCCTGTTTCCTCGATGTGGTTGTCGTGGATGCTGAGGTTCTTGCCGCGGTGATATTGCACGGCTCCGCTGTCGCCGCCACCCTCTCCGGCGGCTTTGGGGTTTCCATAGGTGTTGTTCTTGAAACGGCTGAAGCGGAGGGTGGTGTCATGCGCCTCGATGATCCACAGCCCGCTGTAGCGGAAATTCCTCACATGAAGATCATCGAAGACCACGCCCCGCGCCGATGCCGCGAAGATTCCGCCGTGGCAGCGCTTTTCCTGGCCGTCCAGCGAGAAACCTTTCACCACCTGGTTGCTGCCGTTCATCTGGAGGACGAAATGCTCGGGAAAGGTATGCACATGCGGGTTCGCATTCGGAATTGCGTCGGTGAGGTTGAAGTGGTGGTTCACCCGGATGGTGGTCTTGTCCGAACCCGCGCCGATGAGGCTGACTCCGCTCTTGAGCGTGAGGATTCCGCTCTCGATGAAGGTGCCCTCGCCGATATGTATGGTATGGCCCTCATCCGCTGGAACCGCATCGCAGGCCTTGGCGAGCGTGCGCCACGGGCTGCTTTCGAGGCCGGAATTGGCGTCGTTTCCGTCCAAAGCCACGTAATGCGAAGCGGCGGAGCCTCCGCCGACACCCAAGGCCGCGCAAACGACCCAAATGATGGATGATGCGATGCTCATGGGTCGGATGGACCTGAGGTGACAGCCAGTGAGCCGCCGCCGGTGAAATGAACCGGGTCTTTGGCCGCGTTCCAAACACCTTGCGGCTGTTGGATGCCATCGATCACGAGGGTGCCGACGGTTTCCGATACGCCGGGGGCGAGATGGAGTTTCCCGGTTCCGTTGAGCGTCACGGTGGCGTTGTCGGCCACGGCGCCGGCGGCATTTCGGAGCACGCAGGTCGCGCCGTTTTCGACTGTGAGGTTGCCGTTGCCGGTTTTTCCGGTGGTCTCGATGACGAGCGTCCCGGCGTTGACCGACGTCGCGCCGCTGTAGCTGTTAGAACCGGAAAGGGTCATGATGCCGTCGCCCTGCTTGGTGAGGTTGCCGTCGCCGCTGAGCGGGATGGAAACCAGCAGATCGCAGGTTTTATCGGAACCGCGCGCGATGTCGCAGAGCAGGTTTTTCCCGTTCAAGGACAGGCCGTAATTCGGCGCGGCGGAGAACAGGTTCTGCTCCCCGCCCGTGGAGCGGATCGTCATTTCGCCTTCCACCATCCAGGTCAGCCAATCCGATGAACCCCTGTTGACAAGCGTCCCGCCGCCGCCGGAGAGGAACTCGATGGTGACGTTGTTGAAGGTCAGCGGGGAAACCTGTCCGGAAACCGCAAACGTCGCGCCCTTGCCGATCCGGAACGTGCCGGACGCGTGATTGCCCTGCCAGAACGAGGAAGTCAGTTCCAGCGAGCCTTCTTCGATCGTGGTTCCGCCGGTCCATGTGATGGAGCGGTTGAGCCAGAGCCCGCCGCCGCCGGTTTTCCTAACAGCGAAGTTGTTTTCGTCCTGGCCGTGACCGCCCAAGGTGCCGTCAAACTGGTTTTGCCGGCTTTCCTCGATGTGCAAGGTGAGCGTGCAGGGCGTCGCGCTGCCGTTGATCACCCGGTTGCCGGCAGTTGCGCCATTGTCATAATCGGCGGTCCACAATCCATCCAGTTCCTGGCTGCAGCCATTGAGCTTGAGCGTGCCGAAAGAGGCCGGGCCGCCACCGCCGAGCGTGACGACGGTGCCCGGCGGCAGGCGGTTGTCCCCGCCACTCAGGGCCAGCGTGCCGCTTTCGACCGTCGTCGTGCCGTTGTAATTGTTGCTGCCGGACAAGGTGAGCGTGCCCGGACCGGCCACACGGATGCCGCCCAAACCGGTCATCGGCGCGCTGATGGTCGCGCCGAAAGTTTTAACGTCGATGGTGGTCATCGGCGCGTTGACGATGATCGGTGATGTGCCCTCGAGTGCGTAACCGGGTGCGGTGAAAATCAGGTCATCGGCAACGAGTGGAGCCGACAGGGTGATCGTGCCGCCCGGCTCCGCGAAGACCGCGGACTTGTCGCCCGAAGCAGCACTTGTCGGATCATCGTATAGCCCGATTTCCTCTACGGGAATCGCCCGCATGCCGAGGTTCCAGAAAAGGGTCGGGGCTATGGTTTTCCTCAACTCGACGCCGTCCACAAACCCGGGATCGGTGCCGGTGCTGGTGTTGGCGATGTACTGCCAACCGCCCCATTCGCTGTCCGCATAGTTGCTGTTTTTCGCGTTCGTTCCCGCTGCACTGACGCGCACGAGGGTGGAGCGCCAGATGGAATTCCGGCCCTTGCCATCGGAGAGATTCGCCAGCTCGGGAAACGCGGCGAGATGCGCGGGCGACACGCCGTTGGGCAGCCCTTGTGCGTACATGTGATTGCCGCCGTCGAAGTAGCCGTAGTTCAATCCCCGGCTGTCGGTGACGAGGTTGTTGTCATAGATATTGTCCCGGCCGCTGTTGTTTCCCATGACTCCGGCCGAGGTTCCCCACAGGTTGAAATGGGTGAAAAGATTGCCATACACCGTCTGTCCGCTGATCGCGTCATCGAAGCGGAAGGCGCTGGTCCCGAAGTGGCGGTTCTGCACCCATCCCTGGGTGTAGCCGCCGCCGCAATGGCTGAATTTGTTGAAGCGCCAGATGTTGCCGCGCCAGGTCGGGTTGCCCCACGCGTAGATCACGCCGTAGTCTTCGTTTTCGTTGCAGCAGTTGCGGAACTCATTGTATTCGACGAGAAAATTGAACCCTCCGAACCCGATCGCGCTGGACGGACAATCCTCAAAAACACAATGGGTGATCCGATGGCCCACGCCATTAAGGCTGATCCCCGGCGAGCGGCTGGTTCGCCCGAAATTGCGGAACCGGCAGTTGGCCAGCACATGGCCGCCCGGCGTGAGCGTATCGATGTCGCCGCCATTGATGTGCATAGCCGCGTCCTCCAGATCATGGAGGTTGCAGCCGATCATGGAATTCCGCTGGCCGCCGTTGATGCTGACGCCAATCCCGCTCACATTGCGCACGGTGCATCCGGCGATGAGGCAGTCGCTCGAATTCTCCAGCACCAATCCGCCGCCGCGGGAGCTTTCAAACACCAGGCCTTCGATGCGCACATGGCTGGCGTTGTTCACCGTGAGCATTGTGCCCGGCAGCATCGAGAGATCGACGACCGCCGTGCCGGGATCGACGCCCGGATAGAGGTAAAGCAAGCCGTTGGAGCGGTCCAGATACCACTCGCCCGGCTGGTCGATTTCTTCCAACAGATTGAAGATGGCGTAGGGGTGTCCAGACTTGATGTCCGGCCAGCCGCTCAAGCGATTGTAGCACCAGGCGGTGGTGATGGTCCTGGCTTGCGGATCGATGGAGCCGATGGCGACCGAGCCATACATCCAGTTGGTGGCGAGGTATCCCTGGAGCCAGGCGTCGGGCGCGGTCGTCCAACGCGATATGCGGTCGCTGGTGGTGAATATCTGCGGCCGGTTCTTCGTCGGGTCCTCGTGGTCGATGTTGCCGTTGTCCACCATGGTTCCGACCCTGACAAAACCCGAGTTCGGCCAGCGGGCGAGGTTCTGCGGCACGCCGTTGACCGCGAGGTTCACCATCGGTTGCTCTTGGATCGAGCCGAAATCGGTGATGCCTAGTTCCGTTAGATTGCATTGGAGAACTTTCCCCCGCGCTTCCTCCGGCAGGCGGGCCAGCACCGATTTTTCCGTCACCGCCGTGAACCCCGTCAGCCGCTTGCTGCCGGAGATCACCGCCGTGCCCGGCGTAGCCACACGGATGCTCAGTGGCGCATCGGGCTTGCCACTGTCGGCATCTGTTAGGGCGATCGTTTCCCCAAGCGGATAGCGTCCGGCGGCCAACTCGATGGCAGTCCCGCCCGCCACCGCCCCGGCCGCGCGGTTGGCGGCGAGGGCTTGATTCACGGTCGCAAACGGCAGTTCGCGCGTGCCCGGATTTGTGTCCTTGCCATCGGGTGCCACATGCAAGGTGCGCCCGGGTTTCGGCGCGGGCGTCACACGCACCCGGCTCACTTCGGGATCGCGCCCCGGCTTGCCCTGCGCGAGGCGGTCGCACTCCGCCTTGCATTCGGCGCCCTCGATCTGATGGATCTTCGGATACTCCTTGTTGTTCGCGATGACCCCGAAAATGGCGCCTGCTTCCTGGAAATCACCCGCCGCCTGATAGCTCCGTGCGTAGCGCAAATGAGCGA comes from Akkermansiaceae bacterium and encodes:
- a CDS encoding autotransporter-associated beta strand repeat-containing protein, whose translation is MSTPPAINLNFTSLAILTCASLLGSTAADDVKFAAATESNASGATMDHFALATGRMTAADAAWTAGDWEQVRSALPEVFNDPELSAPWRSIAHLRYARSYQAAGDFQEAGAIFGVIANNKEYPKIHQIEGAECKAECDRLAQGKPGRDPEVSRVRVTPAPKPGRTLHVAPDGKDTNPGTRELPFATVNQALAANRAAGAVAGGTAIELAAGRYPLGETIALTDADSGKPDAPLSIRVATPGTAVISGSKRLTGFTAVTEKSVLARLPEEARGKVLQCNLTELGITDFGSIQEQPMVNLAVNGVPQNLARWPNSGFVRVGTMVDNGNIDHEDPTKNRPQIFTTSDRISRWTTAPDAWLQGYLATNWMYGSVAIGSIDPQARTITTAWCYNRLSGWPDIKSGHPYAIFNLLEEIDQPGEWYLDRSNGLLYLYPGVDPGTAVVDLSMLPGTMLTVNNASHVRIEGLVFESSRGGGLVLENSSDCLIAGCTVRNVSGIGVSINGGQRNSMIGCNLHDLEDAAMHINGGDIDTLTPGGHVLANCRFRNFGRTSRSPGISLNGVGHRITHCVFEDCPSSAIGFGGFNFLVEYNEFRNCCNENEDYGVIYAWGNPTWRGNIWRFNKFSHCGGGYTQGWVQNRHFGTSAFRFDDAISGQTVYGNLFTHFNLWGTSAGVMGNNSGRDNIYDNNLVTDSRGLNYGYFDGGNHMYAQGLPNGVSPAHLAAFPELANLSDGKGRNSIWRSTLVRVSAAGTNAKNSNYADSEWGGWQYIANTSTGTDPGFVDGVELRKTIAPTLFWNLGMRAIPVEEIGLYDDPTSAASGDKSAVFAEPGGTITLSAPLVADDLIFTAPGYALEGTSPIIVNAPMTTIDVKTFGATISAPMTGLGGIRVAGPGTLTLSGSNNYNGTTTVESGTLALSGGDNRLPPGTVVTLGGGGPASFGTLKLNGCSQELDGLWTADYDNGATAGNRVINGSATPCTLTLHIEESRQNQFDGTLGGHGQDENNFAVRKTGGGGLWLNRSITWTGGTTIEEGSLELTSSFWQGNHASGTFRIGKGATFAVSGQVSPLTFNNVTIEFLSGGGGTLVNRGSSDWLTWMVEGEMTIRSTGGEQNLFSAAPNYGLSLNGKNLLCDIARGSDKTCDLLVSIPLSGDGNLTKQGDGIMTLSGSNSYSGATSVNAGTLVIETTGKTGNGNLTVENGATCVLRNAAGAVADNATVTLNGTGKLHLAPGVSETVGTLVIDGIQQPQGVWNAAKDPVHFTGGGSLAVTSGPSDP
- a CDS encoding right-handed parallel beta-helix repeat-containing protein translates to MSIASSIIWVVCAALGVGGGSAASHYVALDGNDANSGLESSPWRTLAKACDAVPADEGHTIHIGEGTFIESGILTLKSGVSLIGAGSDKTTIRVNHHFNLTDAIPNANPHVHTFPEHFVLQMNGSNQVVKGFSLDGQEKRCHGGIFAASARGVVFDDLHVRNFRYSGLWIIEAHDTTLRFSRFKNNTYGNPKAAGEGGGDSGAVQYHRGKNLSIHDNHIEETGNLRPDFGGYALKAQDRKYSVSESNVLEGLRIHHNTLIVPTTGAWENGKAPAISAEFLGMALKDCEIHHNTINNHISLAGTASLGTGIRIHHNFFNLGPGRYAYAVEAMMDNVEIDRNHFFGGLYPIAVWQKHPRNHNIHHNIFEAACGGKFTGRELLQYKAPVTDLRFTNNTIIDSGGIGRIFALHESSSYEARNNLILRTLEPEDIWGTEIPGKVSHNFFSNVTPRGEKAMTGDPRITLSEAAPLRPPHYTFAADSPLLDKGETIAPLTDGFTGAAPDIGAIENGIPLNIPGGK